A part of Fusarium oxysporum Fo47 chromosome III, complete sequence genomic DNA contains:
- a CDS encoding dolichol phosphate-mannose biosynthesis regulatory, which yields MLDKIVGLAMLVAASVVFTYYTIWTLLMPFVDDDHPLQNFFPPRVWAIRIPVIIILLGSAVVGSFLGMVMIRSNQKKAAKAKAAAKKAN from the exons ATG TTGGACAAAATCGTCGGTCTCGCCATGCTCGTGGCCGCTTCCGTCGTCTTCACCTACTACACCATCTGGACTCTTCTCATG CCCTTTGTCGACGACGATCACCCTCTCCAGAACTTCTTCCCCCCTCGCGTTTGGGCCATTCGCATCCCCGTTATTATCATCCTCCTCGGTTCCGCTGTTGTTGGCTCATTCCTCGGCATGGTTATGATTCGGAGCaaccagaagaaggctgcaaaggccaaggctgccgCTAAGAAGGCCAACTAG